In Setaria italica strain Yugu1 chromosome IX, Setaria_italica_v2.0, whole genome shotgun sequence, the genomic stretch CAAACTATAGCCACTGAATGACTTGTCATCAGTGGCATACAGAAAACGGTTCACATCACAAACGATGATTGTTACATGtagacacacacacaagccTGCTTGGAACACTATGATGGAACCCCTATTTTGCCATGTCCAATAAGCTCATTAGACACAGTTATTCATCATAACTAACCTGATGCCATGGATCATCCACCCACAGGAACACATCGATGCTGCATACGAGACCGGACACTAAAACACACACTCAGGAGCAGTTGGATCCCGGAACGGCCGACGCGTTCCGGCCGCAGTAGTTGAGCACGAGGGGCACGTCGAGCGGCAGGTTGACGGGGATGCCGATCACGTTGAGCCTGATGGCGGCGCAGAGGCAGGCGGCGAGGTCGAGGTTGACGAGGCTGCCCAGCAGCGGGCAGCACTGCTGGCTC encodes the following:
- the LOC101778506 gene encoding cortical cell-delineating protein → MASRFTALLLAATLLLSSAAVVVRGQQRGNPCPTNALADLKVCADVLVLLKLKINVPRSQQCCPLLGSLVNLDLAACLCAAIRLNVIGIPVNLPLDVPLVLNYCGRNASAVPGSNCS